In Setaria italica strain Yugu1 chromosome IX, Setaria_italica_v2.0, whole genome shotgun sequence, the genomic stretch GTTGGGGTGGGTCGGATCCAGTTGGGAAagtgtttggttgaaaaacTAGTGGGTTGGTTCATCCCAAGAGGGAATATTCCCCCAATATCCGGGTTCATCCGGTCTGGCCAAAATGAATGAATCGTTTCGACCCACTTGAACGGCGTCCTCATTCGTCAGTCCGTCGTCTTCTTTGTGCACGTGAGGTAGCTCCAGAGGAGGCACTAAGCTACACGAGCTGGCGGGGATGTTGCCTTGCGACGAAGCCGGCGGCGCTGCACGGTGGGGCCGTATGGCGACGCTGCACGGCGTAGCTGCTTGGGCGTGGGCGcgtgtaacatccgtaaaatttactaactcaaatcatccgctaaaaatttattttcaaaagcttttgaccgttgagctcccgaaaatcttttccttcccgacGACTCCGCCATCCCGGCACCCAACGCCGACAGTCGTCTTTTTCTCCCTCCGCAAATTttgccgcgtgcccgtcaaaatCCGTCACGCATGCCCGACCGATTTCCACATTTTTCACtgactctccctctcttttctctttcttttccccttctcctttttccccttttctttttcttctttttcttccttctctttcttccttcttccttcttccttctctcttcttctttcttcctccgcCTTTCCTCCTGGCGCCTGGCAATAGCGCTGGCCTACCCCCGGCCCCCTGCCGCACGTCACCCAGGCCACCCCCTGCCACTCACCCCGCGCCCGTTGGCCACCCCAGGCCCGCACGCCGCTCGCCCCGACGCCCCAGCCGCACACGCCACGCGCCAGTCGCTAGTCGCCACCAAGCCCCTCCccacgccggccaccgcccTGTGCATCCTGTGCTCCTCGCCACTCGAGCTCGGCCCCGCCACGCCCTCAACGCGGAGCTCCCCTCCCTCATGCCACCGGCCGAGAACTCCGGCCACCATTAAAAGCTCGCCGGCCACAGGCCCCGCCGCCCTTGTGCACCGCTCGCCCCGCCCCCTCCTGCaagctataaaaggggagccgaTGCGTGGAGCTTCGCTACTCCCCTGCGCCCAAGCTCCTCGCCTCCCTCGCGCCCAATCGCCAGGAGTGCCGCCGTCGGAGCCGCTCACCGCCCCCTCTCCCGTCACCACCTGCCCAAGGCGAGGGCCAAAATGGGTCCCCCACGACCCCCTCTAcctgccccccctccccccccggTTCCCCATCCTCTTCCCTCAGCAAGTCACGGTccaagaaagaaggaaaaatccCCCCAATTCTGATCTAACCCCCTCCTTTTCCATATTCACAaaccagccctcccacctctctcaagtTCTCTCGTGGATATACCCTTCCACCTTCCAGAAATATTCGTGAATAGGTtcctggttctcgcagtttagtcctaaaccttgttttaagcccctaacactccGTTAATTCATCATTTCATGCGTCAAaattcctccaattaatcccaaatttgaccacggcGTCCTCCAATATACTTTCGCTGAGgcatctccaaatttcatgaaaatactcattccttccATTTTTcgttcgcattctctgttcgaagctcaacgggtaaagctttaattttattttatttattgtgtgcttgattgtgtgtgccgtagatcgtggagtacccgaggaagagtttgaccacGAGCCCGAGCCTGAAGACCAGCACCGCaagcaggaactcccggaaggcttggaggacggcaagtccaacctcaccctttgatgcatatttatcctagttattcaaacacaacctattggcctgtttcataaattgcatattgttttaccgctgaaacatggttggatagtcaccccttgattgctatgattattccttgcttgtcctataattatctctaaatatgacttgctctgtttggataataattacTGCTAAAATGCTTAGgatcttgttactcaattcaatcataactacaatgtgttttgttaaagaataaatgtgtgagtatttttaaaaaatggaaAATGGGTTTCCGAAAATGAAGGAAAGacatgcttagatgagatggatgggtgtttcttgtgtgaaatgccaataagttggcttgtacctttgtggttgagcaaagttgggagatatccatcttgtcatggttaaggaccgagttaatgtgtcatcttgcctaacccaaccatagtgcaaccactcgaccgttgtatgcggcaacggcttagcataaatcccactagctagtctattagtcatcaggagagctagtgagcaacgggagaccatggagaaggaataagaattgtgtgaacttagatcccgaTTAAGACCTCGTTagtaggtcattaacccctcgGTTGCTTTCGTGTTGACTAgttagtcttagctaaggtgggtaatagctttgataggatctgcaccaacactaaggtgatcgtgcagcggtaccctacttgtgggaaaagtgtacaacctctgcagagttaaaacctatccgggtagtcgtgtccacggcattggacgagttacggcttggtcacataactagtacttggagatggatgattttcttggcgtgtgttggatttcaGAAGTGTCtggcagttgtgctgtgagcTATTGCGGGcagggagtccggtagcattaaaacttggatcctttgtgtaggatcaacctcacttaatgattcggttactaaaagaaatgctttgtgaaaactcttttgaaaatgaacccttgcatgtgttaaaatctagctttacttcaaataaaccttagccttatccttgttatatcatGAGCATATTCTTGCTTGTTTCcgcctccgtggatggggttggacttgttgagtacattcgtactcacccttgttttgttgcttcagaggaagatcTGGACTTCGTCatcgaggatttcgagtaggaggtcgcttccgcacctaACGTTGCCTATGGTGTtagcctttgcagaatgcttccgctgttgcttagttccgattgcagcccggggtccgactggactgcaacttggatctgtatcgttgttggtttagttctcttttgggtgtggcttgcccacccactccttcgggagttgtacggtttttgaaccatctgttgaataaatgtgttatcaacctcctgggactgatatttgtatcacatttagtctctacttatgtggggatgctttaGCGCGGTGAAGGATGGTacgggcgacggcgggcggcgcggcgtgaaagatggcgtgggcggcgcgacgggtGGGGAGGAGCCAGCTGCCAGCGACGCTATGCAGGGCGGGGGTGTAGGAGCTAGGCGGCGGGCGAGGCAGGGTGGTGAAGGGCCAGCCAGCGGCGACACTATGCAGGCTGGGGGCATAGGAGGCGGTCGTCGGGGTGGAGAGGGGCTAGGCAAGGCGAGTGGGAGGGGCCAGCCGGCGATGGCGCAGGGGAGGCTCGAGCTgtgaaggaagaagataaggtctggccagaggaagaaggtagGGTGCTAGGAAAAAATAAAGGATGACAGATGGGATGACAGGTGCGACATGCTAGTAACTCATGCTAATGGTGTTAAAGAGGACATCCATCCATCTCTCTAGATATCTCcaactaaataaaaaaatagaatgaacccaacccattcaaccaaacacgCACTGGGTCGAACCCAACCTAAAAAAGAGGGACGGAGCCAACCCAACCCACTTGATCCCCAAATCAAACACAAGCTTAGGCACTCTAGCTCGCTACCATAAAGTTTGATTTATCTCAGTGATATACAACATTTTTATaagagaaggaaaaacaaaacttagggcttgtttggcagggctccactccagaactctagcaactccaccaaaaaatccagccaaacacctcaactccaaaactccatggagcagccaactccatggagctgtagtgcaaatggaggtggagttttggagcacctcttttgctccTCCAAAACTCTCTATttcgaacctcctcgtggagttggtgggttattacccaccaataccactggttacacaaaaaaacgtttcattctattttccCACCCCCGTCACCTGTCGCctaccgcctccccgccgcctgtTGCCGTtccgcctgccgcctccccgccgcccgtcgctgctccaccccgccgcccgtcgccgccccgccgcccgtcgccgccctgcccccgtcgccgctccaccccaccgcccgtcgccgccctgccGCCATCGTCGAGCCCCGCCTGTCGCCGCCTTGCCCCCGTCGTCGCCCCGCCCTCGTCGTCACCGTCGTcggccccgtggccgcctccccgccgcccgtcgctgccccgcccccgtcgccgccgtcaccgagccccgcctgccgcctcctcgccgaccgTCACCGCCGAATCGGGCGGAATCCGAGGGGAAGAGGGAGTAATGGGGTCGCCGGGGGCCGGGAGCAGTGGCGGCGACCATGAGTGCTCCTTCAAGATCCTCCTCATCGGGGACTCAGGCGTCGGCAAGAGCATCCTCCTCGTCAGCTTCATCGCCGCTTCTGCCATAGTACCAGAACGGAACCGGACCTAGACCCCCAGTGTACACTCCTAGTCGTAGCAGTGGTACGGCACTAGGATTTTTGGGCGGACGAAACTAGCTAGCTGCGGAGGCAGGAATCAAGGCGGCGTCCGTGCGTGATACATCAGTCTCTCTCTCACCGAGCAGAACGtggcaggagaagaagatgggatagagaggataaCAAGTGGAGCCtgaattgggggcaacaatggcaatccataCTGAAATcgattttttttggagttgagagcacccatctagccaaacaccccatttttattctggagttctagagtggagctggctccacctggagttctggagtggagcagctctactcggagttggagccatgccaaacagttAGTGGTGCCGAGCTTAATTAGGAAGAAGTGAAGAACCAACCAGGTTCAAGCCAAGGTCACGACTCCCTTGTTGCCGAACGCGCCTTCCATGGAATACGTCTTCTCTTCAGTATACCGCCCGACGCCTTCGGTACCAGGTCTGACAGCAATATCTGAAGCAAAGGCACCACAGCACCAGATATGCGCCCATAGCGTGCACGTGTTCCTTGCTAAGAGCCTGagaccacacacacacaacagaGCTCCACAGCAACCTGATCGCCATGGTCGGCCTATCCATGGACCAGTCCTTCGTGCAGGCCCCCGAGCACCGCTCCAAGCGTACCATCACCGAGGCCACCGGCATCCCACTCATCGACATTTCGGTCCTTGcctccggcgacgccgccgccgtggacgcgctGGCCGCCGAGGTGGGCGCGGCGAGCCGGGAGTGGGGCTTCTTCCTGGTCGTGGGCCACGGCGTGCCGGCGGAGACCGTGGCGCGGGCGACAGAGGCGCAGCGCGCGTTCTTCGCCCTCCCGGCGGAGCGGAAGGCGACCGTGCGGAGGAGCGAGGCGGCGCCGCTCGGGTACCACGAGTCGGAGCACACCAAGAACGTCAGGGACTGGAAGGAGGTGTTCGACCTCGTCGCgcacgagccgccgccgccggcggcgggaacCGTGACCGATGGCGAGGTCGTGTACGAGAACAAGTGGCCCGAGGACCTGCCAGACTTCAGGTGAATCCATCTGCAACCTGTCGAACATGCCGCCGTCCCGTTGTTTTGACAAATCTCATATATGTTAAATTAGTTTTGAGTTTTGAAAATGACTGAATTCTCCTCAAATTTCACTTTTATCAATGTGAAACTAAAAACTTGTGcagggaggcgctggaggagtACATGAAAGCCATGGAAGAGCTGGCGTTCAAGCTGCTGGAGCTGCTGGCCCGGAGCCTGAACCTGAGGCCCGACCGGCTGCACGGCTTCTTCAAGCACCCCACCACGTTCTTCCGCCTCAACCACTACCCTCCCTGCCCGAGCCCGGACCTCGCGCTCGGCGTGGGCCCGCACAGGGACCCCGGCGCCCTGACGATCCTGTACCAGGACGGCGTCGGCGGGCTCGACGTCCGGCGGCGCTCCGACAGCGAGTGGGTCCGTGTCGGGTGCGTCCCCGACTCCTTCATCGTCAACGTCGGCGACACCGTGCAGGTAGGCGACGCCGTCGAGATCATCCGTCACGAATTAGTGTGTAAGCTGAAATAATCGAAGTGATGCGCGCCCAATGGCGTTTTCAGGTGTGGAGCAACGACCGGTACGAGAGCGCGGAGCACCGGGTGTCGGTGaacccggcgacggcgaggttcTCCATGCCCTACTTCTTCAACCCGGCGGCCGACGCCGTCGTGGAGCCGCTGGAGGAGCTGGtgggcggggaggaggacgacgacccgCCCAGGTACAGCGCGTACAGCTGGGGGGAATTCTTCAACACAAAGCTCAACGGCAACTACAGGAAGCTGGACGTGGAGAACCTCCAGATCGAGCACTTCAGGAAGGGCCTCGAAGCGTAGCAGGATTACGGACAGATCCGTGCCCCGGCGAGGAGACCGGCCGTTGTCTTCTGCTACCGAGAGACGATCGTCACCGTGTCGCTGTTTCTGGCCGTACAAGTAATCTTATCGTGCGTGCCGAGCAACAAAATATTTATACTGCAAGACAGGAAGCATTCAACGAGATAATAATAATATGAAGATAAGCTCAAATACTAAAAATAAGGTATTTAATCCAAAAATCTATTTCCGTGCGTTTTCACGAGTGCTGTAACTTTTTTAACATAATGATGTTTTGATAATACCAGACAATACAATAATGACCGGGGATTACAATTGGCAAAAAGAAACTGTGAAACcaatattttgatacggagaGAATACAACCCGCTACATGGTTCGTGAGGATTTCACGAGGAAGAGAGATAGAGGATCGAGAGATGAGAGAAGGCACGGGAGAagagtgtggcggatccacttcggattagcttgattaaacatggttaagtcacctaacatgcgacacccatgtcttagccaagttaacacgaagtgccgtcggatttcatccgatttaatcacttgaacaggaccaattagcaaaacccacacgaaggtgagcggttccagagaatacaacaagtccaccgagttaataaaattacccatttagtttggccacaaaacacatcagagtttacaaggttcaaaagaaaaacaacagaaggtaaaacactagcggaagcgaactcgtcggggtcggacatccctggtgaggcccaccgggacgtcaatgatccctctcctcgccgtccgaggagggatcccactcgaccgtccaacccggagggagttggggcggccaagtgccgaCAGGGGAAGGCTCAGAGGCAGccacttcacctgaaaaagaaaagccacaacaaggctgagctactaagctcaataagacttaaccgacagggagcgcgctaaactacctctgctagacatgcaaggctttttggctgaggggtttgtttgccaaaagcgctagatgtaaccctactttcaagttttagctccggttctaagttcattatccggtctaagtttgcaacctattctaagcaatcatagaaccaaccaaaggtatatatctcatcaacaaaaccatatcatcatcagattccttatttactcagggtgacatgcgatcaagcagtctcaaactgtgagaggcagacgaatcgattcaagtttcttaaccatgcatggcgaacataatctcacgacatccgcgcaccacaagggctgcttcctgtgtcggccgtccccatcaattcccaggcgcgtgtcaggtccaaacttcccttggcatgcaatgctccacagtcccggcctctaccgtactgtgatcgcacttgcacccacatgatgcaccatgggaacctcgttccagggacagcaggggtataagccacgccctagttcaatcaggtactaggcttccccatcccatactagatatgagattagtaccttcaaacacttgatcacgaacaccaccactgtcgggccttagcaagtttcatagacagacggggcgatcaaccgaccaccaaagagttacccaaaaccctgccccgtccatcatccttacagttgtaacagaagagaactcaaccaactcctataaactcgcgagtgacaggaaatcactcagcttttaccgcttcctacttgagcaaagcatctactcggtccaacagctagtgttcaggtCAAGGGAGCtaggttatgcatctatggttccaaacaactcctgtacgtaaatgcacaagcatgttaaagaaggcatgcgcgagtttggcaaaacataggggattcatgcatccggggcttgccttcaagcgagaaggaaggaagctgctcttctgcttgggcggcttcggcttctgggggcaggagctcggctacagcttcgtcttctggtgccgggtgcagctcgtagtagtcgtcggcgagacgcagctctacacgaatgcaatgcatgggttagcatagacggttatttcaacagcaacacttgcaagtctgagctcagaaacttgcgacaagttacaggagggtggggaggttcaaaggagttgatggaggtcaagaggtaagggtcggagggaaggaacttatgagcTGACCCGTAAACTAGAGGGTTTgatgtactaggggtcctcagactcaacgctgaaaggtccccaagttttacacatacaccctcggttcaagaaaaagacacagccgagccctcgggcgaggcggagaagggtcggcggaacagacagggtcaggcgagacggaaccggggtcgggcggataagaggggtcggacgaagcgaacaggggtcggcagcctaccttcgtcttacagaggaggcttgggcggaagaactaagggcttgggacggcggcgagaatgtccggcggcggcgatgcttcttgtggatcacaagcaagctcttgggcagcactgaaagcagtggctggtggattggagaAAAGCGAtggtgcttgagcagagagaagagttcctcagacttaggtggtggcgctgtgagctcgaacagggagcaagagagatggcagctagggcaagggaaactccggcggggcttgcgcattcccttttatagcggcgcgggagtgagaaggggagcggcgcgaaggccggggaagaagcaatggagtgctctgcccgggcggcgattgagcgacgagggcggtggagcaggacttcagggatgacgccggcggtcattgggcactggcgtcagggcggcgcaggc encodes the following:
- the LOC101753097 gene encoding probable 2-oxoglutarate-dependent dioxygenase At5g05600 encodes the protein MVGLSMDQSFVQAPEHRSKRTITEATGIPLIDISVLASGDAAAVDALAAEVGAASREWGFFLVVGHGVPAETVARATEAQRAFFALPAERKATVRRSEAAPLGYHESEHTKNVRDWKEVFDLVAHEPPPPAAGTVTDGEVVYENKWPEDLPDFREALEEYMKAMEELAFKLLELLARSLNLRPDRLHGFFKHPTTFFRLNHYPPCPSPDLALGVGPHRDPGALTILYQDGVGGLDVRRRSDSEWVRVGCVPDSFIVNVGDTVQVWSNDRYESAEHRVSVNPATARFSMPYFFNPAADAVVEPLEELVGGEEDDDPPRYSAYSWGEFFNTKLNGNYRKLDVENLQIEHFRKGLEA